One stretch of Pieris brassicae chromosome 8, ilPieBrab1.1, whole genome shotgun sequence DNA includes these proteins:
- the LOC123713280 gene encoding MMS19 nucleotide excision repair protein homolog, with product MEPIWFKEVLADEIIKNDDIINEMQSIVTDIVCGHIDITRIVENMAGVLTHKDSENREKGMRFFTNLLKKIPQDFLTVSQINFISKFYIDRLKDNHRVIPAVLDGYLTIVGMKHFHISLCGEYFTVLFREIACQSQLRQDRLNIYLTMQNTMDKDIEYMKSLGPDFVFGLISAMDGERDPRNLLFLFNFLPKFLANIPLGHLVDEMFEVISCYYPIDFHPSPDDPAAVSRDDLALALCPCLCGVQEFGEQCLVLLIEKLDSSLRVAKLDSLRLLAESCKKFKPETYIPFLKALWSSLYREISHKTDEELKLAAHEALSALISNMAASHNTDQSFENFVKGIIISMQTSLAESTTVAQFVHTSRILLSTANSSKESCVIVTKTMIPAIISYYEFKTSAKLQVASLEFIGELYDLAKCWDVVNDIDKQANEIIPLCLTAVSEPTKEHQMAGFKALIRTIDVLKPDLVLPFVEILIHIVQHSDDHDILLVSVETTNAIAKKYPELIMDLVVKGKCNIEEMVDNKSILQKRLNLLSNLASIDDFTRVIIEEMLKIITVDDKNAYNVIKALNGSISNTSLYTEEKVTQIESDHGLIDSILTWLLKEIKSGSKESLVHGYTLISNTMCSLPSEKQKAVLERHSSKIMEKCQNEDIYYPLLECLYRSLQQNVYDSSYEHIMTLSIKIAINNDNEFIKTRACCLVAHFLNKAEFGQTFELLYESLKSYLSSCTKDENICLSLIQLFGWIAKALILRGSDLFIFWLQKILITLSNPECCQQGAEAIRLIVSDQPDCLNPRQHCRTSLLYRQRIFQSFAKLSEKFGPISETKETYLLCWAYVLEKAPKSVLNNEVGKILPLVVDSLDSDNKDLLVVMIDVLIYFVVAKNILVAQSFQTILPRLVKLSEYMKSMDVRIKSLQCLYEIANSYKTALLLPYKTDLLFDLAPSLDDKKRLVRNMAVRARTRWYLVGAPGEEKDD from the exons ATGGAGCCAATTTGGTTTAAGGAAGTTTTAGctgatgaaattattaaaaacgacgacataataaatgaaatgcaaAGTATTGTCACAG ATATTGTGTGTGGTCATATTGATATAACCAGAATTGTTGAGAACATGGCTGGAGTGCTGACTCATAAAGATTCTGAAAACAGAGAAAAGGGAATGCGATTTTTCACGaatttgcttaaaaaaattCCTCAAGACTTTTTAACTGTATctcaaataaatttcatatcaAAGTTTTACATAGATCGTCTAAAAGATAATCACAGAGTAATACCAGCAGTTTTAGATGGTTACTTGACAATAGTTGGTATGAAACATTTTCACATTAGTCTTTGTGGTGAATACTTCACAGTCTTGTTTAGAGAGATTGCCTGCCAGTCACAGCTAAGACAAGATAGACTTAATATTTACCTGACTATGCAAAACACCATGGATAAAGATATAGAAT ATATGAAAAGCTTGGGGCCTGACTTTGTTTTTGGTTTAATATCAGCCATGGATGGAGAAAGAGATCcaagaaatttattatttctcttTAATTTTCTACCAAAGTTCCTAGCAAACATTCCTCTTGGACATTTAGTTGATGAAATGTTTGAAGTGATATCATGTTATTATCCAATTGATTTCCATCCATCTCCTGATGACCCAGCTGCTGTCTCTCGAGATGATTTGGCCTTAGCACTTTGCCCTTGTCTATGTGGAGTTCAGGAGTTTGGAGAACAGTGCCTTGTTCTGTTAATAGAAAAGTTAGATTCCAGTTTAAGAGTAGCAAAGTTGGACTCATTAAGATTATTG GCAGAGAgctgtaaaaaatttaaaccagAAACCTATATACCATTTCTAAAAGCACTTTGGTCATCACTATATAGAGAAATTTCTCATAAGACTGATGAAGAGCTTAAACTGGCTGCCCATGAAGCTTTATCAGCTCTTATTTCTAACATGGCAGCTTCTCATAACACAGATCAATCATTTGAGAATTTTGTTAAAGGTATCATTATATCAATGCAAACATCTCTTGCTGAATCAACAACTGTAGCCCAATTTGTACACACTTCACGAATTCTGCTTTCCACAGCTAACAGTTCAAAGGAATCGTGTGttattgtaacaaaaacaatGATTCCAGcaattatatcatattatgAGTTTAAAACATCGGCAAAATTGCAAGTAGCAAGTTTAGAATTCATAGGAGAGCTATATGATCTAGCAAAATGTTGGGATGTTGTAAACGATATTGATAAACAagcaaatgaaataataccGCTTTGCTTAACTGCTGTTAGTGAGCCAACAAAAGAACATCAAATGGCAGGGTTTAAAGCTCTTATCAGAACCATAGATGTTTTGAAACCAGATTTGGTGTTGCCCTTTgtagaaattttaattcatatagtTCAACATTCAGACGACCATGATATCCTTCTGGTTAGTGTGGAAACAACAAATGcaattgcaaaaaaatatccagAGCTTATCATGGATTTGGTTGTAAAAGGAAAATGTAATATCGAGGAAATGGTAGATAATAAAAGCATCTTACAAAAACGCCTTAATTTGCTCTCTAATCTGGCAAGTATAGATGATTTTACGAGAGTAATCATTGAGGAGATGttgaaaataattactgtagatgataaaaatgcatataatgttattaaagcATTGAATGGATCAATTTCTAACACAAGTTTATATACAGAGGAAAAGGTTACTCAAATTGAAAGTGATCATGGATTAATAGATTCCATACTTACTTGGTTATTGAAGGAAATCAAATCAGGGTCAAAAGAATCCTTAGTGCATGGATATAcattaatatcaaatacaaTGTGCAGCTTGCCAAGTGAGAAGCAAAAGGCTGTATTGGAGCGCCATAGTTCTAAAATCATGGAAAAATGCCAAAatgaagatatttattatccaCTATTGGAGTGCTTGTACCGATCATTACAACAAAATGTGTATGATTCAAGTTATGAGCATATAATgacattatcaataaaaattgctattaataatgataatgaatTCATTAAGACTAGAGCTTGTTGCTTAGTAGCCCATTTCTTGAATAAAGCTGAATTCGGTCAAACATTTGAATTGTTATATGAATCTTTGAAGAGTTATCTGTCATCATGCACTAaagatgaaaatatttgtttgtcgTTGATACAATTATTTGGATGGATAGCAAAGGCTTTAATATTGAGAGGAAGcgatttgtttatattttggcTGCAAAag ATACTAATAACACTATCGAATCCTGAGTGTTGCCAGCAAGGAGCGGAAGCGATTCGCCTTATTGTCAGTGATCAACCAGACTGTCTAAACCCTAGACAACATTGTCGAACAAGTTTACTCTACAGGCAGAGAATATTCCAATCTTTCGCAAAATTATCAGAGAAATTTGGTCCAATCAGCGAAACTAAGGAGACTTATCTGCTCTGTTGGGCTTATGTGTTGGAGAAGGCTCCTAAGAGTGTCCTAAATAATGAAGTTGgaaaa atttTGCCATTAGTTGTGGATAGCTTAGACTCTGATAACAAAGACCTACTTGTGGTGATGATCGATGTTCTAATATACTTTGTAGTAGCGAAAAACATTCTTGTGGCACAAAGTTTTCAAACTA